A genomic region of Pyrus communis chromosome 14, drPyrComm1.1, whole genome shotgun sequence contains the following coding sequences:
- the LOC137716087 gene encoding uncharacterized protein, with the protein MNPFISLLLFLLPIISLFITTSVSGSPMKIPRLSPTGGTFVHGNYFANDQPKALSALDQNEFETFYYTQTLDHFNFRPDSFTTFQQRYLINSKYWGGSNVSAPILAYLGAEESIDNDLAIVGFLSENAYQFQALQIFIEHRYYGKSIPFGSREEAFKNASTIGYFNSAQAIADYAEILIHVKKQLHAEDSPVIVIGGSYGGMLASWFRLKYPQVAVGALASSAPILYFDNIIPPEKGYYSIVTKDFQEASETCYQTIKKSWSEIDEIASKDGGLSILSKKFHTCSLLNNSSQLKDYLQSVYARAAQYDSPPSYPVTVVCGGIDGASSGNDTLSKIFAGLVAYIGNRSCYVNQPRNLSETDIGWGWQTCSDMVIPISISNDTMFQPDPFDLEAYIKSCKAKYGVPPRPRWVTTYFGGHDIKLALHRFASNIIFSNGLRDPYSSGGVLEDISRTVVAVQAKNGSHCLDILRANHATDPGWLVEQRKTEVKIIKGWLAEYHADLQAYK; encoded by the exons ATGAACCCATTTATATCTTTACTTCTATTCCTTCTACCAATCATCTCTCTATTTATCACAACCTCGGTTTCTGGTTCACCCATGAAAATCCCAAGGCTGAGTCCTACCGGAGGAACATTTGTACATGGAAATTATTTTGCAAATGACCAACCAAAAGCTTTGTCTGCACTTGATCAAAACGAATTTGAAACATTTTACTACACCCAAACACTTGACCATTTCAACTTCAGGCCCGATAGCTTCACTACTTTTCAACAAAGATATTTGATCAACTCCAAGTACTGGGGTGGCTCCAATGTTAGTGCACCAATATTGGCTTACTTGGGCGCAGAAGAATCAATTGACAACGATCTTGCTATTGTCGGCTTTCTCAGTGAAAACGCCTATCAGTTCCAAGCTCTCCAGATATTCATTGAG CACCGGTACTATGGGAAATCAATCCCGTTCGGATCAAGGGAAGAAGCATTTAAAAATGCAAGCACTATTGGATACTTCAATTCAGCCCAGGCAATAGCAGATTATGCAGAGATCCTCATACATGTAAAGAAGCAACTTCACGCTGAAGATTCTCCGGTGATTGTTATCGGTGGATCATACGGTGGAA TGCTTGCTTCATGGTTTCGGCTCAAATATCCCCAAGTCGCAGTGGGAGCTCTAGCCTCGTCAGCTCCAATTCTTTACTTTGATAACATTATCCCACCAGAAAAGGGATATTATTCCATTGTGACCAAGGATTTTCAA GAAGCGAGTGAGACTTGCTACCAAACAATAAAGAAATCATGgtctgaaattgatgaaattgcCTCTAAGGATGGAGGCCTCTCAATTCTTAGCAAGAAGTTCCACACTTGTAG tttgcTGAACAATTCTTCTCAGCTGAAGGACTACTTGCAATCAGTGTATGCTCGGGCAGCTCAATACGATAGTCCACCAAGTTATCCAGTTACTGTTGTCTGTGGAGGAATTGATGGAGCTTCTTCTGGAAATGATACTCTAAGCAAAATATTTGCAGGCCTTGTTGCATACATAGGAAACCGGTCGTGCTATGTTAATCAACCCAGAAACCTATCTGAAACAGATATAGGGTGGGGATGGCAG ACGTGTAGTGACATGGTGATACCCATAAGCATCAGCAACGACACCATGTTTCAACCTGACCCGTTCGATCTGGAAGCCTACATCAAATCCTGCAAGGCAAAGTATGGAGTCCCTCCTCGTCCACGTTGGGTCACTACGTACTTCGGAGGCCAT GATATAAAACTAGCTCTCCACAGGTTTGCTAGTAACATCATTTTCTCCAATGGGCTAAGAGACCCATACAGTAGTGGCGG GGTGTTGGAGGACATATCACGCACTGTTGTTGCCGTCCAGGCAAAGAATG gATCTCATTGCTTGGATATACTTCGTGCAAACCACGCTACTGATCCAGGCTGGTTGGTGGAGCAGCGAAAAACTGAAGTGAAAATCATCAAAGGATGGTTGGCCGAGTACCATGCCGACCTTCAGGCAtacaaataa
- the LOC137716406 gene encoding vacuolar protein sorting-associated protein 41 homolog produces MIVERKYAEAASVCPKLLRGSASAWERWVFHFAHLRQLPVLVPYIPTENPRLRDTAYEVALVALATNPSFHKELLSTVKSWPPVIYSSLPVISAIEPQLNTSSMTDALQEALAVLYEIDGQYEKAFAQYADLLKPDIFSFIEKHNLYDSIREKVVQLMMLDCKLAVPLLIQNKDLITPSEVVKQLLHASDKCDSRYFLHAYLHPLFEADPHSGKEFHDMQVELYAEYDPKMLLPFLRSSQHYTLEKAYEICIGRDLLREQVFILGRMGNAKQALAVIINKLGDIEEAVEFVNMQHDDELWEELIQQCLDKPEMVLFRLACRFGIYAKFAVSPLQYPLIF; encoded by the exons ATGATTGTGGAAAGAAAATATGCTGAAGCCGCATCTGTATGTCCTAAATTGTTGCGAGGATCTGCTTCGGCATGGGAAAG ATGGGTTTTCCACTTTGCTCATTTGCGTCAGCTTCCCGTATTAGTCCCATACATTCCAACAGAAAACCCAAGACTTCGTGATACTGCTTATGAG GTTGCTCTTGTAGCTCTCGCTACAAATCCATCTTTTCATAAGGAGCTTTTGTCAACTGTTAAATCTTGGCCACCCGTGATCTACTCTTCATTGCCTGTTATCTCAGCTATAGAACCTCAGCTTAATACATCGTCCATGACAGATGCCCTTCAGGAG GCACTAGCAGTGTTGTATGAGATTGATGGGCAATATGAGAAAGCATTTGCACAATATGCTGAT CTTTTGAAGCCAGACATATTTTCTTTCATTGAAAAGCACAATTTGTATGATTCTATTAGGGAAAAG GTTGTCCAGTTAATGATGCTAGATTGCAAGCTGGCAGTTCCTTTGTTGATCCAAAACAAGGATTTAATAACTCCATCTGAAGTTGTTAAACAACTTTTGCATGCAAGTGATAAGTGTGATTCCAGATATTTCTTGCATGCATACTTGCATCCACTATTTGAAGCAGATCCTCATTCTGGAAAAGAATTTCATGATATGCAG GTAGAGCTTTATGCAGAATATGATCCAAAGatgcttcttccttttcttcgtAGTAGTCAACATTATACCCTGGAGAAG gcATATGAAATTTGTATTGGAAGAGATCTTTTAAGGGAGCAAGTGTTCATTCTTGGAAGAATGGGAAATGCTAAACAAGCCCTTGCTGTAATCATAAATAAACTTGGGGATATTGAAGAG GCTGTAGAGTTTGTAAATATGCAACATGATGATGAACTCTGGGAGGAGTTAATCCAGCAGTGTCTTGATAAACCTGAAATGGTATTATTCCGGCTAGCCTGCAGATTTGGTATTTATGCAAAGTTTGCTGTAAGTCCTCTTCAGTATCCTCTAATTTTTTGA
- the LOC137714133 gene encoding uncharacterized protein: MVGWQKHVQSLIHQVGKRVGNYSTSSFSPCHFLKLQTPPSQTMSRPLYHYFQQLGISSSRNLLADLSAGVTPLPASDGEKGEEQDRKSPSGPSQVQFVLKGINQSPNKVNLVAKLVRGMRVEDALLQLQVTDKQAAKTVHQALHSARADATYNHGLDPERLLVVGALFGKGFVGFRKNRLYYHGKSNDGTKVRPNYQLTVMLREIAPKEEEEIAKQRVNNFLYLKKRLRFTKQENKFVSHYITSDHKGKASTSRPSGLAS; this comes from the exons ATGGTGGGTTGGCAGAAGCATGTACAGTCCCTAATCCATCAAGTTGGGAAAAGAGTGGGGAATTATAGTacttcttccttttctccttGTCATTTTCTAAAACTCCAGACACCACCTTCTCAAACCATGTCAAGGCCCCTTTATCACTACTTTCAACAGTTG GGAATTTCCAGTTCAAGGAACTTGCTTGCAGATTTGTCTGCTGGAGTTACTCCTCTACCAGCATCAGATGGTGAAAAAGGTGAAGAACAGGACCGGAAATCACCCTCTGGACCTTCACAAGTTCAATTTGTCTTAAAGGGAATTAATCAG AGCCCTAATAAGGTCAACTTGGTTGCCAAACTGGTTCGTGGTATGCGTGTTGAAGATGCATTATTGCAACTGCAAGTGACAGACAAGCAAGCTGCAAAAACTGTGCATCAG GCTCTTCACTCAGCCCGGGCAGATGCAACTTATAATCATGGGTTGGATCCAGAACGTCTTCTCGTTG TTGGGGCCTTGTTTGGAAAGGGATTCGTGGGATTCCGCAAGAACAGACTTTACTACCATGGTAAAAGCAATGATGGAACTAAAGTGAGACCAAATTACCAACTAACGGTGATGCTAAGGGAGATAGCTCccaaagaggaggaggagatagCTAAACAGAGGGTTAACAATTTTCTCTATCTCAAGAAACGCCTCAGGTTCACGAAGCaggaaaataaatttgtttCTCACTACATTACCAGCGATCACAAAGGCAAAGCCAGTACCAGTCGACCAAGTGGTCTGGCTTCATGA